The DNA region GCACGCGCGCGACGACCTCGTCCTCTTCATCGGACTCGACCGTTACGGCGTGGCTCCGGGCCAGCGCCACCCCGCGAGACCATGCCTCCGGGGGACAGCGTTTCTGGACGGTGGCGAAGAGCTCTTTCAACGCGCGTCCGTGAGCTCCCTCAGTCGACGGAGCGTCGCTTCAACTTTCAGGTCGATACCCTTTCACCGTAGGCGGCCGAGGCGCGCGTGGGGTTTCCGCTCACACCGCTTCGCTCGAACCCACCTCGGGGCACTCGTTGCTCGCGTCGGACCTGTTGCGGGGCGAAGGCAAAAAGCGGCGAGGCCGATGAACACGATGTCGGTGAACCCGTGAGCCCTGAGGCTTCGCGCCGCATACTCGCAGATCTTCTTGAAGTGCTTCCAAGAGGAAGAAACTCGAAAAGCCCAGTGTTTCATGGGTTGTCGAACATTCCAAGGAAGCACGACGAAAGGACCTTTGCAGTAAAGAGAATCGTACGACAAAAACTGGTTGCTGAGAAGAGAACGATTGATCGGCCGCTGAGTGCACCCGCCTCGTCCAGAAGTGTAGGCGAAATCCCTTCCGCGCAGCCTCATTCTTCCGACACCCGGCTCCCTCGAGCTCGTTGTCTTCGTCTGCGGCATGTATCGTACCGAGATGTCTTGTAGTTCGTCGGGCATACGGTCCGTAGAACAAGAATGTCGTAGGTCTCACGATTCGCGCTCTGCGCAATGTGAAGCCCAACGACGGGATCGTCGAGGAACTCCTCCGCAAAATTCCACGCACGCGGGTCGCAGGTCGGGAACCACCGAGCGCCATCCCGACTCGACGAACAAGACCGTGTGAACCGTCCGCGGGGGAGGCCGTCCCGCCCGCTGGAGGGGACACTCTAGAGTGTTCAATGCCGTGGCGGGACCCGTGATCGATCGAGCCGCCACGGCTCGGCCTGCTTACGGCGCGGCAAGCGCGCCGGGCTCCCGCCTGCGCCCTTCGGGCTTCGGCGAGGTTCCGACGAAGCCTTGGCGAAGTCGAACGCTCCGCTCGCGCAGGGTGGGCTGAGTTTTCATCACCCTGCTACGGCAGCACCCCGTCCCGTCCTGCCGCTCGAAACGGGCAATTGAGCCGCGGCACGGTTCTTGCTGCTTGCCTCAAGCATGACGATGAAACAACGCCTCGTATACACTGCAGTTCCTCTGCTCGCGCTCGTCAGCGCCGTCGGCCCTGTCCGTGCGGAGGAGGGGCGAGCGTGGGGTGACATCCATGTCCAGACCTTGGACGGCGCGAACTACGACTTCCAGGCCGGCGGCGAGTTCGTCGCGAGTCGAGCAACGGTCGGGGATTTCGAAGTGCAGCTCCGCCTCGAGTCGACGGGCTTTGCGAGCTACGTGTCGATTCTCACCGCGGTGGCCGCGTTGGTCGACACGAGTCGCGTCTCGGTCGCGCTGGGGCGGGAGCCGATGCTTTCCGTCCAAGAGCAGCCGGTGACGCTCTTGCCCGGCGATGGCCTCGATCTGCCCGAAGGGGGGCGGGTCGAGCGGTCGCACCAAGGGCACGAGATCGTCTGGAGAGACGGCTCGAGCCTGTCCATCAGTATCGGCAAGGGGCACATCAATACCTTCCTGAGGCCCGCTGTGACCCGTCGAGGAACGCTCTCGGGTCTTTTCGGCAACTTCAACGGGAACTCCGCGGACGATATCGATGCGGTGACGGCCATCGGCGCCTCGGGCTCGAGGCTCGAAGCCAGTCTCGCCGAGTTCGCGCGAAGCCTGTTCTTCGACGACGACCATGACTGGCTCGTGTCTCAGCCGACGTCTCTCTTCGAGTACGCGCCGGGGCAAAGCACGCGGACGTTCCGGAAGCCGACGCCGAAGAGGGAAGCGAGCGCCGCCGGCCTTCCTCCC from Vicinamibacteria bacterium includes:
- a CDS encoding VWD domain-containing protein, whose product is MKQRLVYTAVPLLALVSAVGPVRAEEGRAWGDIHVQTLDGANYDFQAGGEFVASRATVGDFEVQLRLESTGFASYVSILTAVAALVDTSRVSVALGREPMLSVQEQPVTLLPGDGLDLPEGGRVERSHQGHEIVWRDGSSLSISIGKGHINTFLRPAVTRRGTLSGLFGNFNGNSADDIDAVTAIGASGSRLEASLAEFARSLFFDDDHDWLVSQPTSLFEYAPGQSTRTFRKPTPKREASAAGLPP